DNA sequence from the Penaeus monodon isolate SGIC_2016 chromosome 28, NSTDA_Pmon_1, whole genome shotgun sequence genome:
NNNNNNNNNNNNNNNNNNNNNNNNNNNNNNNNNNNNNNNNNNNNNNNNNNNNNNNNNNNNNNNNNNNNNNNNNtccttcctcctatccctctccttctctcctcgaaTTCTCCCCTTTTATCCGAAATCTTCCTTGTCTCAGGTGTTCAATGACCCTGTTGCCTTTGGAACCTGGAGATTCTAGGTGACATTAACTTCCTCGCTTTGTCACTGATGATCACCGCGCGCGTGTGAACGGATTATGCTTGTAAATgggtctctgtttttgtctcgttTCTAGCAGTGTGTTTGCCTTAGGTTTGGGTGTTTTCTTTCTTGGGCTTTCTGTGTCANNNNNNNNNNNNNNNNNNNNNNNNNNNNNNNNNNNNNNNNNNNNNNNNNNNNNNNNNNNNNNNNNNNNNNNNNNNNNNNNNNNNNNNNNNNNNNNNNNNNNNNNNNNNNNNNNNNNNNNNNNNNNNNNNNNNNNNNNNNNNNNNNNNNNNNNNNNNNNNNNNNNNNNNNNNNNNNNNNNNNNNNNNNNAATANNNNNNNNNNNNNNNNNNNNNNNNNNNNNNNNNNNNNNNNNNNNNNNNNNNNNNNNNNNNNNNNNNNNNNNNNNNNNNNNNNNNNNNNNNNNNNNNNNNNNNNNNNNNNNNNNNNNNNNNNNNNNNNNNNNNNNNNNNNNNNNNNNNNNNNNNNNNNNNNNNNNNNNNNNNNNNNNNNNNNNNNNNNNNNNNNNNNNNNNNNNNNNNNNNNNNNNNNNNNNNNNNNNNNNNNNNNNNNNNNNNNNNNNNNNNNNNNNNNNNNNNNNNNNNNNNNNNNNNNNNNNNNNNNNNNNNNNNNNNNNNNNNNNNNNNNNNNNNNNNNNNNNNNNNNNNNNNNNNNNNNNNNNNNNNNNNNNNNNNNNNNNNNNNNNNNNNNNNNNNNNNNNNNNNNNNNNNNNNNNNNNNNNNNNNNNNNNNNNNNNNNNNNNNNNNNNNNNNNNNNNNNNNNNNNNNNNNNNNNNNNNNNNNNNNNNNNNNNNNNNNNNNNNNNNNNNNNNNNNNNNNNNNNNNNNNNNNNNNNNNNNNNNNNNNNNNNNNNNNNNNNNNNNNNNNNNNNNNNNNNNNNNNNNNNNNNNNNNNNNNNNNNNNNNNNNNNNNNNNNNNNNNNNNNNNNNNNNNNNNNNNNNNNNNNNNNNNNNNNNNNNNNNNNNNNNNNNNNNNNNNNNNNNNNNNNNNNNNNNNNNNNNNNNNNNNNNNNNNNNNNNNNNNNNNNNNNNNNNNNNNNNNNNNNNNNNNNNNNNNNNNNNNNNNNNNNNNNNNNNNNNNNNNNNNNNNNNNNNNNNNNNNNNNNNNNNNNNNNNNNNNNNNNNNNNNNNNNNNNNNNNNNNNNNNNNNNNNNNNNNNNNNNNNNNNNNNNNNNNNNNNNNNNNNNNNNNNNNNNNNNNNNNNNNNNNNNNNNNNNNNNNNNNNNNNNNNNNNNNNNNNNNNNNNNNNNNNNNNNNNNNNNNNNNNNNNNNNNNNNNNNNNNNNNNNNNNNNNNNNNNNNNNNNNNNNNNNNNNNNNNNNNNNNNNNNNNNNNNNNNNNNNNNNNNNNNNNNNNNNNNNNNNNNNNNNNNNNNNNNNNNNNNNNNNNNNNNNNNNNNNNNNNNNNNNNTCGTGCCCCATNNNNNNNNNNNNNNNNNNNNNNNNNNNNNNNNNNNNNNNNNNNNNNNNNNNNNTGCGGTAAAAGGAAAAGATACAACGGAGATAAGCGTAAGTAATTCGGATACCGGGTGAGTCGCTCTCACGCTCGCTGGCAGTAAGAGACGCCATATTAGTCCGGGATACATTGCATCTCGACTGCTTTTGGTTGTGAGGAATTTCGGCGTTGGGAAAAGGGACGggtcaactgtttttttttttttgggtgcggGTCAACNNNNNNNNNNNNNNNNNNNNNNNNNNNNNNNNNNNNNNNNNNNNNNNNNNNNNNNNNNNNNNNNNNNNNNNNNNNNNNNNNNNNNNNNNNNNNNNNNNNNNNNNNNNNNNNNNNNNNNNNNNNNNNTATGTTATGAAATGGTATGGAGATGGATNNNNNNNNNNNNNNNNNNNNNNNNNNNNNNNNNNNNNNNNNNNNNNNNNNNNNNNNNNNNNNNNNNNNNNNNNNNNNNNNNNNNNNNNNNNNNNNNNNNNNNNNNNNNNNNNNNNNNNNNNNNNNNNNNNNNNNNNNNNNNNNNNNNNNNNNNNNNNNNNNNNNNNNNNNNNNNNNNNNNNNNNNNNNNNNNNNNNNNNNNNNNNNNNNNNNNNNNNNNNNNNNNNNNNNNNNNNNNNNNNNNNNNNNNNNNNNNNNNNNNNNNNNNNNNNNNNNNNNNNNNNNNNNNNNNNNNNNNNNNNNNNNNNNNNNNNNNNNNNNNNNNNNNNNNNNNNNNNNNNNNNNNNNNNNNNNNNNNNNNNNNNNNNNNNNNNNNNNNNNNNNNNNNNNNNNNNNNNNNNNNNNNNNNNNNNNNNNNNNNNNNNNNNNNNNNNNNNNNNNNNNNNNNNNNNNNNNNNNNNNNNNNNNNNNNNNNNNNNNNNNNNNNNNNNNNNNNNNNNNNNNTCCATTTTCTTCATTCTATCTTTATTCCTTTAATCAGCTGTGTACTTACATTCTTTCNNNNNNNNNNNNNNNNNNNNNNNNNNNNNNNNNNNNNNNNNNNNNNNNNNNNNNNNNNNNNNNNNNNNNNNNNNNNNNNNNNNNNNNNNNNNNNNNNNNNNNNNNNNNNNNNNNNNNNNNNNNNNNNNNNNNNNNNNNNNNNNNNNNNNNNNNNNAGACTGATAGATAAGGATAAATGANNNNNNNNNNNNNNNNNNNNNNNNNNNNNNNNNNNNNNNNNNNNNNNNNNNNNNNNNNNNNNNNNNNNNNNNNNNNNNNNNNNNNNNNNNNNNNNNNNNNNNNNNNNNNNNNNNNNNNNNNNNNNNNNNNNNNNNNNNNNNNNNNNNNNNNNNNNNNNNNNNNNNNNNNNNNNNNNNNNNNNNNNNNNNNNNNNNNNNNNNNNNNNNNNNNNNNNNNNNNNNNNNTATTTTTAAAAAggcaattaaaaatgataataataatacctcacCCCTTTATAAAACTATAAGGCGTTGGCTAGCTAGTGGAACGCAATAGCAATAGCCCCTAGTAACAGAAAGCATAGAACACGGTCCCTCCTCCAGGTTGCGtgatgtaatatagatatttgGGGTCGATAAGCCCTTTTGAGGAGGGAAGCTTTTCCAAGGAATTCTCTCGCCTGCTTGCTGTGGGTGCCATGACCTCCCTGTGGGTGCCATGGCCTTGCTGTGGGTGCCATGACCTTGCTGTGGGTGCCTTGGCATAGCTGTGGGTGCCATGGCCTTGCTGTGGGTGCCATGACCTTGCTGTGGGTGCCTTGGCATAGCTGTGGGTGCCATGGACTTGCTGTGGGTGCCTTGGCCTAGCTGTGGGTTGCCATGGCTGCTGGGTTCCATGACCTCCCTGTGGGTGCCATGACCTTGCTGTGGGTGCCATGACCTTGCTGTGGGTCCATGCCTTGCTGTGGGTCCTGGCTGCTGTGGGTGCCATGACTTGCTGTGGGTGCCATGACCTGCTGTGGGTGCCATGGCCTTGCTGTGGGTGCCATGACCTTGCTGTGGGTGCCATGACCTTGCTGTGGGTGCCATGACCTTGCTGTGGGTGCCATGGCCTTGCTGTGGGTGCCATGACCTAGCTGTGTTTCGGTGCTTACTTGTGCGGNNNNNNNNNNNNNNNNNNNNNNNNNNNNNNNNNNNNNNNNNNNNNNNNNNNNNNNNNNNNNNNNNNNNNNNNNNNNNNNNNNNNNNNNNNNNNNNNNNNNCTNNNNNNNNNNNNNNNNNNNNNNNNNNNNNNNNNNNNNNNNNNNNNNNNNNNNNNNNNNNNNNNNNNNNNNNNNNNNNNNNNNNNNNNNNNNNNNNNNNNNNNNNNNNNNNNNNNNNNNNNNNNNNNNNNNNNNNNNNNNNNNNNNNNNNNNNNNNNNNNNNNNNNNNNNNNNNNNNNNNNNNNNNNNNNNNNNNNNNNNNNNNNNNNNNNNNNNNNNNNNNNNNNNNNNNNNNNNNNNNNNNNNNNNNNNNNNNNNNNNNNNNNNNNNNNNNNNNNNNNNNNNNNNNNNNNNNNNNNNNNNNNNNNNNNNNNNNNNNNNNNNNNNNNNNNNNNNNNNNNNNNNNNNNNNNNNNNNNNNNNNNNNNNNNNNNNNNNNNNNNNNNNNNNNNNNNNNNNNNNNNNNNNNNNNNNNNNNNNNNNNNNNNNNNNNNNNNNNNNNNNNNNNNNNNNNNNNNNNNNNNNNNNNNNNNNNNNNNNNNNNNNNNNNNNNNNNNNNNNNNNNNNNNNNNNNNNNNNNNNNNNNNNNNNNNNNNNNNNNNNNNNNNNNNNNNNNNNNNNNNNNNNNNNNNNNNNNNNNNNNNNNNNNNNNNNNNNNNNNNNNNNNNNNNNNNNNNNNNNNNNNNNNNNNNNNNNNNNNNNNNNNNNNNNNNNNNNNNNNNNNNNNNNNNNNNNNNNNNNNNNNNNNNNNNNNNNNNGATTAAACATCGAAAAAAAATtcaaccatacccccccccccccccaccgaaaaaaagaagaagttatgTTTATAAAATGAAACGTGTTTCTCTGCCTAATCTCGACCTGTTTCAGGAAATTAGATACACCATTTACGAAATTATATATACTCATGGTCCCTAACTGCTCTCACAGGTTTTCGTTACAGATGGCTCTTTCACTATTTCTGTAAATCATATAATCAAGGACACAGGGTCTGTAATTACTACTCAACTCGTTCATAATTACATTCACCTATGGNNNNNNNNNNNNNNNNNNNNNNNNNNNNNNNNNNNNNNNNNNNCTCCTCGGCATTGGAGGAATGAATTACTGGTGTTTACCGTTTTGCATAAATTTTGGGTAGTGTGTTATCAGCGTCTAGATGCCACGGTATGGTTTATGGCCGAAGGATGGAAGNNNNNNNNNNNNNNNNNNNNNNNNNNNNNNNNNNNNNNNNNNNNNNNNNNNNNNNNNNNNNNNNNNNNNNNNNNNNNNNNNNNNNNNNNNNNNNNNNNNNNNNNNNNNNNNNNNNNNNNNNNNNNNNNNNNNNNNNNNNNNNNNNNNNNNNNNNNNNNNNNNNNNNNNNNNNNNNNNNNNNNNNNNNNNNNNNNNNNNNNNNNNNNNNNNNNNNNNNNNNNNNNNNNNNNNNNNNNNNNNNNNNNNNNNNNNNNNNNNNNNNNNNNNNNNNNNNNNNNNNNNNNNNNNNNNNNNNNNNNNNNNNNNNNNNNNNNNNNNNNNNNNNNNNNNNNNNNNNNNNNNNNNNNNNNNNNNNNNNNNNNNNNNNNNTGaacacgaggaaaaaaaaaaagaaaaaaaaaaacgagaaaacagaAAACCGAAAAAACCCTAAATACACATTCtcattaacagacagaaaaaacgaagaaatatatgaaagaaacgaaatagaaaaaaatctataaaaatagaaatagaaaaaaaattatacagagaaaaacaaaaacaaaaaactaacaaagaaaaaggaaagaaaaataacaaaaaagagaaaagaaataaagaaagaaaaataataaaagaaaaaaaaaaaaagaaaaaagaaaaataaaaaaagaataaagaggaaaaacaataaaacacgaaaaaaacaacatccGCAACCAAGCATGtgttcacccccccaaaaaaaaacccagctaTTCTTAACTACACGAATTGTATCGCTCGGAAAGACATATATAGTACGTGAGTTTAGTATTCATTGGTACCACACCCGGGGTATGACGGNNNNNNNNNNNNNNNNNNNNNNNNNNNNNNNNNNNNNNNNNNNNNNNNNNNNNNNNNNNNNNNNNNNNNNNNNNNNNNNNNNNNNNNNNNNNNNNNNNNNNNNNNNNNNNNNNNNNNNNNNNNNNNNNNNNNNNNNNNNNNNNNNNNNNNNNNNNNNNNNNNNNNNNNNNNNNNNNNNNNNNNNNNNNNNNNNNNNNNNNNNNNNNNNNNNNNNNNNNNNNNNNNNNNNNNNNNNNNNNNNNNNNNNNNNNNNNNNNNNNNNNNNNNNNNNNNNNNNNNNNNNNNNNNNNNNNNNNNNNNNNNNNNNNNNNNNNNNNNNNNNNNNNNNNNNNNNNNNNNNNNNNNNNNNNNNNNNNNNNNNNNNNNNNNNNNNNNNNNNNNNNNNNNNNNNNNNNNNNNNNNNNNNNNNNNNNNNNNNNNNNNNNNNNNNNNNNNNNNNNNNNNNNNNNNNNNNNNNNNNNNNNNNNNNNNNNNNNNNNNNNNNNNNNNNNNNNNNNNNNNNNNNNNNNNNNNNNNNNNNNNNNNNNNNNNNNNNNNNNNNNNNNNNNNNNNNNNNNNNNNNNNNNNNNNNNNNNNNNGGTTAGCGCTCCAGGCATGCCCAAACTAGATCACATAATTACTGAAGATAAGAATTGCAGCCTTCGTGTACTATGCTATGTTCTTGTAATATAATATGCTTTTTAAAAAGTCTTACATATGGGGGTTGGTcccgtgtttttttaaattagatcTTTGGGTACCCTATAACATGGGTGANNNNNNNNNNNNNNNNNNNNNNNNNNNNNNNNNNNNNNNNNNNNNNNNNNNNNNNNNNNNNNNNNNNNNNACTATCTCTTCCTACTACGTACCCGATTAATTAAAATGCCTGCGCGGAAATCAACTTTATCATCTGGCNNNNNNNNNNNNNNNNNNNNNNNNNACGCAAAGGGGAGGAcagggggggtttgaaaaaagggccagctaaaggggaaaaaatttccccccaaaattttttggggggggcagcggagtaaaaaaaactttgggagggggtttttctcccccttttttccccttctttttttttccgctttccccctttttgggttttgtNNNNNNNNNNNNNNNNNNNNNNNNNNNNNNNNNNNNNNNNNNNNNNNNNNNNNNNNNNNNNNNTTTgctttcttttcactcttcctttcgttttttgttNNNNNNNNNNNNNNNNNNNNNNNNNNNNNNNNNNNNNNNNNNNNNNNNNNNNNNNNACCCCCCANNNNNNNNNNNNNNNNNNNNNNNNNNNNNNNNNNNNNNNNNNNNNNNNNNNNNNNNNNNNNNNNNNNNNNNNNNNNNNNNNNNNNNNNNNNNNNNNNNNNNNNNNNNNNNNNNNNNNNNNNNNNNNNNNNNNNNNNNNNNNNNNNNNNNNNNNNNNNNNNNNNNNNNNNNNNNNNNNNNNNNNNNNNNNNNNNNNNNNNNNNNNNNNNNNNNNNNNNNNNNNNNNNNNNNNNNNNNNNNNNNNNNNNNNNNNNNNNNNNNNNNNNNNNNNNNNNNNNNNNNNNNNNNNNNNNNNNNNNNNNNNNNNNNNNNNNNNNNNNNNNNNNNNNNNNNNNNNNNNNNNNNNNNNNNNNNNNNNNNNNNNNNNNNNNNNNNNNNNNNNNNNNNNNNNNNNNNNNNNNNNNNNNNNNNNNNNNNNNNNNNNNNNNNNNNNNNNNNNNNNNNNNNNNNNNNNNNNNNNNNNNNNNNNNNNNNNNNNNNNNNNNNNNNNNNNNNNNNNNNNNNNNNNNNNNNNNNNNNNNNNNNNNNNNNNNNNNNNNNNNNNNNNNNNNNNNNNNNNNNNNNCTCCCTATTATCCTTTCTCCGTCTATCCACCATTTTCTCTTGCTTAACTTTCTAAAAGAGGAATTAGAAATTAGGTAANNNNNNNNNNNNNNNNNNNNNNNNNNNNNNNNNNNNNNNNNNNNNNNNNNNNNNNNNNNNNNNNNNNNNNNNNNNNNNNNNNNNNNNCTGAACAGCAGGAGNNNNNNNNNNNNNNNNNNNNNNNNNNNNNNNNNNNNCGTTTCTTCGTTTTAACACTATCATATCTAACACAAACACAGtgataattaatattttgattaatGAGAAGGAAACTATGTGNNNNNNNNNNNNNNNNNNNNNNNNNNNNNNNNNNNNNNNNNNNacgaggagaaagaatgaggtgaagaataaagaagaaaatacgatAAGAATATACGAGAAAAAGAACATACGAAGAAGGGAATATAcaagataacagaaaataatgaggggaataaatgaggaggagaaggcacAAGGTGAATGTATGAGAAGAAGAATAAgcgaagagaaaaatatagagaagaaagGGACAAGATGAATATGAACgaggaaaaataagtaaaaatgataCACGAAGAGNNNNNNNNNNNNNNNNNNNNNNNNNNNNNNNNNNNNNNNNNNNNNNNNNNNNNNNNNNNNNNNNNNNNNNNNNNNNNNNNNNNNNNNNNNNNNNNNNNNNNNNNNNNNNNNNNNNNNNNNNNNNNNNNNNNNNNNNNNNNNNNNNNNNNNNNNNNNNNNNNNNNNNNNNNNNNNNNNNNNNNNNNNNNNNNNNNNNNNNNNNNNNNNNNNNNNNNNNNNNNNNNNNNNNNNNNNNNNNNNNNNNNNNNNNNNNNNNNNNNNNNNNNNNNNNNNNNNNNNNNNNNNNNNNNNNNNNNNNNNNNNNNNNNNNNNNNNNNNNNNNNNNNNNNNNNNNNNNNNNNNNNNNNNNNNNNNNNNNNNNNNNNNNNNNNNNNNNNNNNNNNNNNNNNNNNNNNNNNNNNNNNNNNNNNNNNNNNNNNNNNNNNNNNNNNNNNNNNNNNNNNNAANNNNNNNNNNNNNNNNNNNNNNNNNNNNNNNNNNNNNNNNNNNNNNNNNNNNNNNNNNNNNNNNNNNNNNNNNNNNNNNNNNNNNNNNNNNNNNNNNNNNNNNNNNNNNNNNNNNNNNNNNNNNNNNNNNNNNNNNNNNNNNNNNNNNNNNNNNNNNNNNNNNNNNNNNNNNNNNNTGGAATCCTCTTATTTAGTGCCTCCTTGCGGAACACCACACCTGCTGCGCCGAACATGTTTCTTGATTTGAAACTATAAATTCTTTGAACCCGGCGGACTATAAATGCAGAAACTGGCCAGTCCTAATGTATTTCAAGTCTACAAGAGACATTTAGAACCTTGTTTTTCTTGATTCGAGACTCCTTATGAACACCCAGGTgaatttattttgtaaatatgggAAAAATANNNNNNNNNNNNNNNNNNNNNNNNNNNNNNNNNNNNNNNNNNNTAATGTCAGATATCTTTCTTTTGTTAAGG
Encoded proteins:
- the LOC119591171 gene encoding uncharacterized protein LOC119591171, which produces MAPTARSWHPQQGHGTHSKAMAPTAGHGTHSKSWHPQQPGPTARHGPTARSWHPQQGHGTHREVMEPSSHGNPQLGQGTHSKSMAPTAMPRHPQQGHGTHSKAMAPTAMPRHPQQGHGTHSKAMAPTGRSWHPQQAGERIPWKSFPPQKGLSTPNIYITSRNLEEGPCSMLSVTRGYCYCVPLASQRLIVL